A genomic window from Punica granatum isolate Tunisia-2019 chromosome 2, ASM765513v2, whole genome shotgun sequence includes:
- the LOC116195077 gene encoding RHOMBOID-like protein 10, chloroplastic isoform X2, producing the protein MIGMGSAASSIPPHHQFLGFGVREVGAGGAFAVHALNTASSLRLCLHLRSLVLSSFKARLKDVWGEKALNFNGVDFLQSSRDAITRTCLSFFNYSDGREGKFKDTSVSRSSTRNSSNRRLWTNVILVLNVLWVLLLSTEKIYAGQLATQGKMMFWGAKINSLIDKGQIWRLVTSSFLHANAVHLMINCYSLNSVGPSVETISGPRRFLTVYFTSAIASSAMSYWFSRGPAVGASGAIFGLVGSLAMFTLRHRRLIVGAEEDLKRISNVIILNMVIGLLSRDIDNWGHLGGLLGGVVASWLIGPAWKYNSMSKDGQRIFTDRAPIFFIIKGNKEQR; encoded by the exons ATGATCGGAATGGGATCGGCGGCTAGTTCTATTCCTCCCCACCACCAATTCTTGGGCTTCGGAGTCCGTGAAGTCGGCGCCGGCGGCGCATTCGCAGTCCACGCCCTGAACACCGCCTCTTCTCTCCGCTTGTGCCTCCATCTCCGCTCTCTCGTCCTCTCCTCTTTCAAGGCACG ATTGAAGGATGTCTGGGGTGAAAAGGCCCTAAACTTCAATGGAGTCGACTTTCTTCAGTCTTCAAGAGATGCCATTACTCGCACATGTTTATCTTTCTTCAATTATTCTGATGGAAGAGAAGGCAAATTTAAGGATACATCCGTCTCCAGATCATCAACAAGGAATTCATCCAATCGAAGACTATGGACCAACGTCATTCTTGTCCTCAATGTCTTGTGGGTACTATTGCTATCTACTGAAAA AATATATGCTGGACAACTTGCAACCCAAGGAAAGATGATGTTTTGGGGAGCTAAG ATTAACAGTCTTATTGACAAAGGGCAAATTTGGAGGCTCGTCACATCTTCTTTCCTTCATGCAAATGCTGTGCACCTCATG ATCAACTGTTACTCTTTGAATTCCGTTGGTCCCTCTGTTGAGACTATCAGCGGCCCCAGAAGATTTCTGACTGTTTACTTCACATCTGCAATCGCAA GTTCAGCAATGAGTTATTGGTTCAGTAGAGGGCCTGCTGTTGGTGCATCAGGAGCAATATTTGGACTA GTTGGTTCTCTTGCTATGTTCACTCTGAGACACAGACGTTTGATTGTTGGTGCCGAAGAAGATCTAAAGCGCATCTCGAATGTTATTATCTTGAATATG GTAATTGGGCTCCTGTCCAGAGACATAGATAACTGGGGACAT TTGGGAGGCTTGCTTGGGGGAGTGGTCGCATCTTGGCTCATCGGCCCTGCTTGGAAGTACAATTCCATGTCCAAAGACGGTCAAAGGATATTCACCGATCGGGCTCCCATTTTTTTCATCATCAAAGGGAACAAAGAACAAAGATGA
- the LOC116195076 gene encoding uncharacterized protein LOC116195076 — MGKLDQQSNLRQPPGYRRDSQEPSRSFCWGCPVDLRRHLSLRCLLSLVLGLAIFLSAVFWILPSLSKNPGFDAKESVKLGAAVQASFKLEKPVAELVPRIGRLEYDIYGEIGAPGTKMAILSMHQAGSPNCTDVVFGVLSDPLDVPINQVSLIMLRSSLVELFLQLSNLTLTTSIFGQTSDFQILKFPGGVTVIPKQTASIWQIPQVLFNFSLNNSIYDIEENSVHFREQLKNGLHLKPHENVYVLVTNAEGSTLAPSVTVQASVMSDYGSLVPERLKELADIIKGSPVNLGLDNSEFGKVKSVMLSSYLNRTTQATSPSPSPAPSPGPYNELDPPNSAPSSHPLAPSPNSRLTPPCVNCEVSSPSPCIEPNVPVPSVPPAHPPQAHRSFGPRVAPRPSPSRPKRAVSPIFRPRSSGPTSPVWNGGNAGNLASPSLGPSSWAGHPLQKDIWLIGFSAVLVHLLQYLH; from the exons ATGGGGAAGCTCGATCAGCAGTCAAATCTGCGTCAACCGCCCGGATATCGCCGCGACTCTCAGGAACCTTCCCGAAGCTTCTGCTGGGGATGTCCGGTGGACCTCCGACGGCACCTCAGTCTCCGATGCCTCCTCTCCCTGGTCCTAGGCCTCGCCATCTTCCTCTCCGCCGTCTTCTGGATACTCCCATCGCTCTCCAAGAACCCCGGATTCGACGCCAAAGAATCTGTTAAACTCGGTG CTGCTGTACAGGCGTCCTTTAAGCTGGAAAAACCTGTTGCAGAGCTTGTCCCACGCATTGGTAGATTagaatatgatatatatggaGAAATAGGCGCTCCTGGCACAAAG ATGGCTATTTTATCAATGCACCAAGCAGGCTCACCTAACTGCACCGATGTGGTGTTTGGTGTTCTTTCCGACCCGTTGGATGTCCCAATTAACCAAGTGTCTCTAATTATGCTGAGGTCATCTTTGGTGGAGCTGTTCCTCCAGCTATCTAATCTGACCCTTACAACATCTATTTTTGGGCAGACGTCTGACTTTCAGATACTAAAGTTTCCTGGGGGAGTCACTGTAATTCCCAAGCAAACAGCTTCCATATGGCAGATACCGCAggttttatttaatttctcacTCAATAACTCTATATACGacatagaggaaaattctgTTCATTTCCGGGAACAATTGAAGAATGGATTGCATCTGAAGCCTCATGAG AATGTTTACGTGCTGGTTACAAATGCTGAAGGCTCCACTCTAGCTCCCTCAGTCACAGTTCAGGCTTCGGTTATGTCTGATTATGGGAGCCTGGTGCCAGAGAGATTGAAGGAGTTGGCTGATATAATCAAAGGCTCTCCTGTAAATCTTGGTTTGGATAATTCAGAGTTTGGTAAAGTTAAGAGTGTGATGCTATCATCGTATTTGAACAGAACAACACAAGCCACCTCTCCTAGTCCTTCTCCAGCCCCATCACCAGGACCATACAATGAGCTCGACCCCCCAAACTCTGCACCTTCATCTCACCCTCTGGCTCCGTCACCTAACTCCCGGCTTACTCCCCCCTGTGTGAATTGTGAAGTTTCTTCTCCTAGCCCATGCATAGAACCCAATGTCCCTGTGCCTTCTGTTCCACCTGCTCATCCTCCTCAGGCTCATCGTTCATTTGGTCCAAGAGTTGCCCCCCGACCCTCTCCATCCCGTCCAAAGCGAGCCGTTTCTCCGATCTTCCGTCCTCGTTCATCTGGTCCAACTTCACCTGTCTGGAATGGTGGAAATGCAGGGAACTTGGCGTCTCCTTCTCTAGGTCCTTCAT CCTGGGCAGGTCATCCTTTACAGAAGGATATTTGGTTAATTGGATTCTCTGCGGTCCTGGTCCATCTTCTTCAATACCTGCattga
- the LOC116195077 gene encoding RHOMBOID-like protein 10, chloroplastic isoform X3 → MIGMGSAASSIPPHHQFLGFGVREVGAGGAFAVHALNTASSLRLCLHLRSLVLSSFKKFIHLNHVPRLKDVWGEKALNFNGVDFLQSSRDAITRTCLSFFNYSDGREGKFKDTSVSRSSTRNSSNRRLWTNVILVLNVLIYAGQLATQGKMMFWGAKINSLIDKGQIWRLVTSSFLHANAVHLMINCYSLNSVGPSVETISGPRRFLTVYFTSAIASSAMSYWFSRGPAVGASGAIFGLVGSLAMFTLRHRRLIVGAEEDLKRISNVIILNMVIGLLSRDIDNWGHLGGLLGGVVASWLIGPAWKYNSMSKDGQRIFTDRAPIFFIIKGNKEQR, encoded by the exons ATGATCGGAATGGGATCGGCGGCTAGTTCTATTCCTCCCCACCACCAATTCTTGGGCTTCGGAGTCCGTGAAGTCGGCGCCGGCGGCGCATTCGCAGTCCACGCCCTGAACACCGCCTCTTCTCTCCGCTTGTGCCTCCATCTCCGCTCTCTCGTCCTCTCCTCTTTCAAG AAATTCATTCATCTCAACCATGTGCCCAGATTGAAGGATGTCTGGGGTGAAAAGGCCCTAAACTTCAATGGAGTCGACTTTCTTCAGTCTTCAAGAGATGCCATTACTCGCACATGTTTATCTTTCTTCAATTATTCTGATGGAAGAGAAGGCAAATTTAAGGATACATCCGTCTCCAGATCATCAACAAGGAATTCATCCAATCGAAGACTATGGACCAACGTCATTCTTGTCCTCAATGTCTT AATATATGCTGGACAACTTGCAACCCAAGGAAAGATGATGTTTTGGGGAGCTAAG ATTAACAGTCTTATTGACAAAGGGCAAATTTGGAGGCTCGTCACATCTTCTTTCCTTCATGCAAATGCTGTGCACCTCATG ATCAACTGTTACTCTTTGAATTCCGTTGGTCCCTCTGTTGAGACTATCAGCGGCCCCAGAAGATTTCTGACTGTTTACTTCACATCTGCAATCGCAA GTTCAGCAATGAGTTATTGGTTCAGTAGAGGGCCTGCTGTTGGTGCATCAGGAGCAATATTTGGACTA GTTGGTTCTCTTGCTATGTTCACTCTGAGACACAGACGTTTGATTGTTGGTGCCGAAGAAGATCTAAAGCGCATCTCGAATGTTATTATCTTGAATATG GTAATTGGGCTCCTGTCCAGAGACATAGATAACTGGGGACAT TTGGGAGGCTTGCTTGGGGGAGTGGTCGCATCTTGGCTCATCGGCCCTGCTTGGAAGTACAATTCCATGTCCAAAGACGGTCAAAGGATATTCACCGATCGGGCTCCCATTTTTTTCATCATCAAAGGGAACAAAGAACAAAGATGA
- the LOC116197912 gene encoding transmembrane emp24 domain-containing protein p24delta3-like, translated as MGRRAPAGLGAALPLIAALLTFHFVADEAEAIWLNVPASGTKCVSEEIQHNVVVLADYVVVSEDHGHYPTISVKVTSPYGNNLHHKENVTHGQFAFTSDEAGNYLACFWLDNQNHGEVSVNLDWKIGIAAKDWESVAKKEKIEGVELELRKLEGAVEAIHENLLYLRGREAEMRVVSEKTNARVAWFSIMSLGICIIVSGLQLWYLKRFFQKKKLI; from the exons ATGGGGAGGAGAGCTCCGGCGGGCCTGGGGGCGGCGCTTCCGCTGATCGCGGCGTTGCTGACGTTTCATTTCGTCGCGGATGAGGCGGAGGCAATATGGCTGAACGTGCCGGCGTCGGGGACGAAGTGTGTGTCGGAAGAAATCCAGCACAACGTTGTCGTTCTAGCTGATTACGTGGTCGTATCGGAGGATCATGGCCACTATCCCACCATCTCAGTCAAG GTAACATCACCATATGGGAACAATCTTCATCACAAGGAGAATGTAACCCATGGCCAGTTTGCATTTACTAGTGACGAAGCTGGCAACTATTTGGCATGCTTCTGGCTTGATAACCAAAATCACGGTGAAGTAAGCGTTAACCTTGACTGGAAAATTGGAATTGCAGCAAAAGATTGGGAGTCAGTtgcaaagaaggagaagatcgaG GGTGTGGAGCTGGAGCTCCGGAAACTCGAAGGTGCAGTCGAAGCCATCCATGAAAATCTACTCTATCTCCGGGGCAG AGAAGCTGAGATGAGGGTGGTGAGTGAAAAAACAAACGCCAGAGTTGCTTGGTTCAGTATCATGTCCTTGGGCATCTGCATCATCGTCTCGGGTCTGCAGTTGTGGTACTTGAAGCGATTCTTTCAAAAGAAGAAGCTCATCTAA
- the LOC116195077 gene encoding RHOMBOID-like protein 10, chloroplastic isoform X4 gives MIGMGSAASSIPPHHQFLGFGVREVGAGGAFAVHALNTASSLRLCLHLRSLVLSSFKKFIHLNHVPRLKDVWGEKALNFNGVDFLQSSRDAITRTCLSFFNYSDGREGKFKDTSVSRSSTRNSSNRRLWTNVILVLNVLWVLLLSTEKIYAGQLATQGKMMFWGAKINSLIDKGQIWRLVTSSFLHANAVHLMINCYSLNSVGPSVETISGPRRFLTVYFTSAIASSAMSYWFSRGPAVGASGAIFGLVIGLLSRDIDNWGHLGGLLGGVVASWLIGPAWKYNSMSKDGQRIFTDRAPIFFIIKGNKEQR, from the exons ATGATCGGAATGGGATCGGCGGCTAGTTCTATTCCTCCCCACCACCAATTCTTGGGCTTCGGAGTCCGTGAAGTCGGCGCCGGCGGCGCATTCGCAGTCCACGCCCTGAACACCGCCTCTTCTCTCCGCTTGTGCCTCCATCTCCGCTCTCTCGTCCTCTCCTCTTTCAAG AAATTCATTCATCTCAACCATGTGCCCAGATTGAAGGATGTCTGGGGTGAAAAGGCCCTAAACTTCAATGGAGTCGACTTTCTTCAGTCTTCAAGAGATGCCATTACTCGCACATGTTTATCTTTCTTCAATTATTCTGATGGAAGAGAAGGCAAATTTAAGGATACATCCGTCTCCAGATCATCAACAAGGAATTCATCCAATCGAAGACTATGGACCAACGTCATTCTTGTCCTCAATGTCTTGTGGGTACTATTGCTATCTACTGAAAA AATATATGCTGGACAACTTGCAACCCAAGGAAAGATGATGTTTTGGGGAGCTAAG ATTAACAGTCTTATTGACAAAGGGCAAATTTGGAGGCTCGTCACATCTTCTTTCCTTCATGCAAATGCTGTGCACCTCATG ATCAACTGTTACTCTTTGAATTCCGTTGGTCCCTCTGTTGAGACTATCAGCGGCCCCAGAAGATTTCTGACTGTTTACTTCACATCTGCAATCGCAA GTTCAGCAATGAGTTATTGGTTCAGTAGAGGGCCTGCTGTTGGTGCATCAGGAGCAATATTTGGACTA GTAATTGGGCTCCTGTCCAGAGACATAGATAACTGGGGACAT TTGGGAGGCTTGCTTGGGGGAGTGGTCGCATCTTGGCTCATCGGCCCTGCTTGGAAGTACAATTCCATGTCCAAAGACGGTCAAAGGATATTCACCGATCGGGCTCCCATTTTTTTCATCATCAAAGGGAACAAAGAACAAAGATGA
- the LOC116193948 gene encoding transmembrane emp24 domain-containing protein p24delta3-like → MAASSFAKQKQVLVFSFRKEQVTSPYGNNLHHKENVTHGQFAFTSDEAGNYLACFWLDNQNHGEVSVNLDWKIGIAAKDWESVAKKEKIEGVELELRKLEGAVEAIHENLLYLRGREAEMRVVSEKTNARVGWLSIMSLGNDCIVVSGLQLWHLKRFFQKKRLI, encoded by the exons ATGGCTGCCTCCTCCTTTGCCAAGCAGAAGCAAGTTCTAGTTTTCAGTTTTCGAAAGGAACAA GTAACATCACCATATGGGAACAATCTTCATCACAAGGAGAATGTAACCCATGGCCAGTTTGCATTTACTAGTGACGAAGCTGGCAACTATTTGGCATGCTTCTGGCTTGATAACCAAAATCACGGTGAAGTAAGCGTTAACCTTGACTGGAAAATTGGAATTGCAGCAAAAGATTGGGAGTCAGTtgcaaagaaggagaagatcgaG GGTGTGGAGCTGGAGCTCCGGAAACTCGAAGGTGCAGTCGAAGCCATCCATGAAAATCTACTCTATCTCCGGGGCAG AGAAGCTGAGATGAGGGTGGTGAGTGAAAAAACAAACGCCAGAGTTGGTTGGCTCAGTATCATGTCCTTGGGCAACGACTGCATCGTCGTCTCGGGTCTGCAGTTGTGGCACTTGAAGAGATTCTTTCAAAAGAAGAGGCTCATCTAA
- the LOC116195077 gene encoding RHOMBOID-like protein 10, chloroplastic isoform X1, translated as MIGMGSAASSIPPHHQFLGFGVREVGAGGAFAVHALNTASSLRLCLHLRSLVLSSFKKFIHLNHVPRLKDVWGEKALNFNGVDFLQSSRDAITRTCLSFFNYSDGREGKFKDTSVSRSSTRNSSNRRLWTNVILVLNVLWVLLLSTEKIYAGQLATQGKMMFWGAKINSLIDKGQIWRLVTSSFLHANAVHLMINCYSLNSVGPSVETISGPRRFLTVYFTSAIASSAMSYWFSRGPAVGASGAIFGLVGSLAMFTLRHRRLIVGAEEDLKRISNVIILNMVIGLLSRDIDNWGHLGGLLGGVVASWLIGPAWKYNSMSKDGQRIFTDRAPIFFIIKGNKEQR; from the exons ATGATCGGAATGGGATCGGCGGCTAGTTCTATTCCTCCCCACCACCAATTCTTGGGCTTCGGAGTCCGTGAAGTCGGCGCCGGCGGCGCATTCGCAGTCCACGCCCTGAACACCGCCTCTTCTCTCCGCTTGTGCCTCCATCTCCGCTCTCTCGTCCTCTCCTCTTTCAAG AAATTCATTCATCTCAACCATGTGCCCAGATTGAAGGATGTCTGGGGTGAAAAGGCCCTAAACTTCAATGGAGTCGACTTTCTTCAGTCTTCAAGAGATGCCATTACTCGCACATGTTTATCTTTCTTCAATTATTCTGATGGAAGAGAAGGCAAATTTAAGGATACATCCGTCTCCAGATCATCAACAAGGAATTCATCCAATCGAAGACTATGGACCAACGTCATTCTTGTCCTCAATGTCTTGTGGGTACTATTGCTATCTACTGAAAA AATATATGCTGGACAACTTGCAACCCAAGGAAAGATGATGTTTTGGGGAGCTAAG ATTAACAGTCTTATTGACAAAGGGCAAATTTGGAGGCTCGTCACATCTTCTTTCCTTCATGCAAATGCTGTGCACCTCATG ATCAACTGTTACTCTTTGAATTCCGTTGGTCCCTCTGTTGAGACTATCAGCGGCCCCAGAAGATTTCTGACTGTTTACTTCACATCTGCAATCGCAA GTTCAGCAATGAGTTATTGGTTCAGTAGAGGGCCTGCTGTTGGTGCATCAGGAGCAATATTTGGACTA GTTGGTTCTCTTGCTATGTTCACTCTGAGACACAGACGTTTGATTGTTGGTGCCGAAGAAGATCTAAAGCGCATCTCGAATGTTATTATCTTGAATATG GTAATTGGGCTCCTGTCCAGAGACATAGATAACTGGGGACAT TTGGGAGGCTTGCTTGGGGGAGTGGTCGCATCTTGGCTCATCGGCCCTGCTTGGAAGTACAATTCCATGTCCAAAGACGGTCAAAGGATATTCACCGATCGGGCTCCCATTTTTTTCATCATCAAAGGGAACAAAGAACAAAGATGA